A single region of the Paramicrobacterium fandaimingii genome encodes:
- a CDS encoding IS30 family transposase encodes MARRGCKRRLRLEDEFWELIRGGIAPVAAATRVGVGRKTGYRWRTENGGLPPRRLDQEAHSGRYLSLLKRQRIAVLKAQGVSVREVASRLGRAPSTVSRELRRNVSRHDRGGYDAAVAHARAGQRSRRPESGRLMKDPALATVVQEKLNLEWSPEQIAAHLRAAFPDTPSWHICHETMYQGLYHPGRSGLSRVLTRKLRTGRPMRKRRRRAHARTPRFIAPALLIGQRPPAVEDRVRLGDWEGDLSTGRLNKSAIGTLVCRTSRFVQLIHLPDRHDAEALTRAMQTQLIRLPREKRLTLTWDQGSEMASHDRLAHLFSDGVYFAEAASPWQRGSNENTNGLLRQYFPKGSDLGVHSPTELQRVADRLNSRPRKTLNWSTPAELFHDSMP; translated from the coding sequence ATGGCAAGACGAGGGTGTAAGCGACGGTTGAGATTGGAAGACGAGTTTTGGGAGCTGATTCGGGGTGGCATCGCTCCAGTCGCGGCTGCTACTCGAGTTGGCGTTGGTCGTAAGACCGGATATCGGTGGCGGACGGAGAACGGTGGTCTACCGCCGAGGAGATTGGACCAGGAGGCGCACTCCGGCCGCTACCTCTCACTGCTAAAACGACAGCGCATCGCAGTCTTGAAAGCCCAGGGCGTATCGGTGCGAGAGGTGGCGTCCCGGTTGGGAAGAGCGCCGTCCACGGTCAGCCGGGAACTGCGGCGAAACGTGTCTAGGCATGATCGCGGAGGCTATGACGCAGCCGTCGCTCATGCCCGAGCGGGACAGCGTTCCAGACGGCCTGAGAGCGGCCGGCTGATGAAGGATCCTGCCCTGGCAACGGTGGTGCAGGAGAAGCTGAATCTGGAGTGGAGTCCGGAGCAGATTGCCGCGCATCTGCGAGCTGCGTTCCCCGATACGCCGTCATGGCATATTTGTCATGAGACGATGTATCAGGGTCTCTACCATCCGGGTCGAAGCGGGCTAAGCCGCGTACTGACGCGGAAACTGCGCACCGGCAGGCCGATGCGCAAACGCCGCCGTCGAGCACACGCACGCACGCCACGGTTCATCGCCCCGGCCCTGCTGATCGGTCAGCGTCCGCCTGCCGTGGAGGACCGTGTCCGGCTCGGAGACTGGGAAGGAGACTTGAGCACGGGGCGGCTGAACAAGTCCGCGATCGGCACGCTCGTGTGCCGCACGAGCCGTTTCGTGCAGCTCATCCACCTGCCTGACAGACACGATGCCGAAGCCCTCACACGCGCGATGCAGACTCAACTGATCCGCCTGCCTCGGGAGAAGCGACTAACGCTGACGTGGGACCAAGGATCGGAGATGGCGTCCCATGATCGGCTCGCCCATCTCTTCTCCGACGGCGTCTACTTCGCTGAAGCAGCAAGCCCCTGGCAACGCGGCTCGAATGAGAACACAAACGGCCTCCTGCGGCAATACTTCCCCAAGGGCAGCGACCTCGGCGTCCATAGCCCAACGGAGCTTCAACGTGTCGCCGACCGACTCAATAGCCGTCCTCGAAAAACGCTCAACTGGTCAACCCCGGCGGAGCTCTTTCACGATTCCATGCCATGA
- a CDS encoding ABC transporter substrate-binding protein has translation MTFGVPQMLASLATLFVADSMGEFKKENLNVEIETVPPDSIPLMLEKGELDVGVISVTPNVLNMLNEDMGIRITMPTAIDDPRSGWYINKSLLDADGNIESSGTSGLSVATYVGDKTGVVGYFTEWVQTHGDPEFQATDPEYKQLPQANSMVGMQNGSVDAAYLSPPFSQEVTKSGCCVQLEDAIPEGMGTAFYGFGPNLRTERPDVGQAVVRAMARTNAEHLQDGYTEDTEIVDILVSELSMPTEVVENLGYTFDPKLTLRTGYLDVSQEHFMSIGMLRYSDPLSDEVIFDRSFVDRLNPGGE, from the coding sequence GTGACGTTTGGGGTTCCGCAAATGCTCGCATCGCTCGCCACTCTGTTCGTTGCGGACTCAATGGGGGAGTTCAAGAAAGAGAACCTGAACGTCGAGATTGAAACGGTTCCCCCTGACTCTATCCCACTCATGCTGGAAAAAGGAGAACTGGATGTAGGAGTGATTAGCGTCACGCCTAATGTGCTCAACATGCTTAACGAGGACATGGGAATCCGAATAACTATGCCTACTGCTATTGATGATCCCAGAAGTGGTTGGTATATAAATAAGTCTCTTCTTGACGCTGATGGCAATATCGAGAGTAGTGGAACTTCGGGTTTGTCAGTTGCAACTTACGTCGGCGACAAAACTGGGGTTGTCGGGTACTTTACAGAATGGGTACAAACGCATGGTGATCCGGAATTCCAGGCAACAGATCCGGAGTACAAACAACTACCGCAAGCTAATTCGATGGTAGGAATGCAGAATGGCTCAGTCGATGCAGCATATCTATCGCCTCCGTTCAGTCAAGAGGTAACAAAAAGCGGGTGCTGTGTCCAATTGGAAGATGCAATCCCGGAGGGTATGGGGACCGCCTTCTATGGATTCGGGCCAAATCTCCGTACCGAGCGTCCGGACGTCGGACAAGCTGTAGTGCGCGCGATGGCGCGCACTAATGCGGAGCATCTGCAAGATGGCTATACCGAAGATACAGAAATAGTAGACATACTAGTTTCTGAACTTAGCATGCCAACAGAAGTCGTCGAGAACCTTGGATATACGTTTGATCCCAAGCTCACTCTTCGCACCGGGTATCTAGACGTTTCGCAAGAACATTTTATGTCGATTGGTATGCTGCGCTATTCAGATCCCTTGAGCGATGAAGTCATCTTCGATAGATCCTTCGTCGATCGCCTAAACCCTGGAGGCGAGTAG
- a CDS encoding ABC transporter ATP-binding protein — MPKTLNGTNTEATVNTKIDCRNVRREFIAGKTVVQALGPLNLQVAQGEFVCLVGPSGCGKSTLLRIIAGLLNPSDGEVRLAHEHVEHPLLSVVFQDYSIYPWKTVKNNVRLGLKISGVSAVEADNRVSYWLDKLHLTRFADSYPGTLSGGMRQRVSIARALVLSPENILMDEPFAALDAQLRKLMQDELLNIWQEDKRTVLFVTHNLDEAILLGDRVVVMGAAPGRVIAEFKVPFERPRNSDLRNDPAFSALEGEIWACLRDEVGTGLQVKTGG; from the coding sequence ATGCCTAAAACTTTGAACGGCACGAACACAGAAGCAACCGTGAACACGAAAATTGATTGCAGGAATGTGCGTCGGGAGTTTATTGCGGGCAAGACGGTAGTCCAAGCTCTCGGCCCTCTTAACCTGCAAGTGGCGCAAGGGGAGTTTGTATGCCTCGTTGGGCCGTCTGGTTGTGGTAAATCTACGCTACTTCGGATAATTGCTGGATTGCTGAATCCTTCGGATGGCGAAGTTAGGTTAGCCCATGAACATGTAGAGCACCCGTTGCTGTCAGTGGTGTTCCAGGATTACAGTATTTACCCCTGGAAAACTGTTAAGAACAACGTCCGTCTGGGTCTAAAAATATCTGGTGTGTCTGCTGTCGAGGCTGACAACCGAGTGTCCTACTGGTTGGACAAACTGCACTTAACGAGATTCGCGGATTCCTATCCGGGTACCCTTTCTGGCGGCATGCGGCAGCGAGTGTCAATTGCGCGTGCATTGGTGTTGTCGCCGGAGAACATTCTCATGGATGAACCATTCGCGGCATTGGACGCGCAGTTGCGAAAGCTGATGCAGGATGAACTCCTTAACATCTGGCAAGAAGACAAGCGCACTGTGTTATTCGTGACGCATAATCTCGATGAAGCAATCTTACTCGGTGATCGTGTTGTCGTGATGGGCGCGGCGCCAGGGCGAGTGATCGCGGAGTTCAAGGTTCCGTTCGAACGGCCAAGGAATTCTGACTTGCGTAACGACCCCGCTTTCTCTGCACTTGAGGGAGAGATATGGGCGTGCTTGAGAGACGAGGTCGGCACCGGACTGCAAGTTAAAACTGGAGGCTAG
- a CDS encoding ABC transporter permease, giving the protein MIATPILLLCLWQAASVSGLVDRRFWPAPTDIGVAFVENIESGVLISEAAISLRRILTGFACGTALGVVIGLLLGTVRTLRVAFYPIIGALYTVPKIAIIPLLLLLFGLGEAPKLVLISAGVFFIVVISCVAAVTGVSSSYLEPVRTFNASFMQRLCHVVIPAALPELFIAFRLAMGQAVLLTIGIEIIQSSDGLGFMIWNAWELYLTSLMYVGIVFVSLLGVVLQGSVTFVGNRIMPWRRTISNH; this is encoded by the coding sequence ATGATAGCGACGCCCATTCTCCTTTTATGCTTATGGCAAGCGGCGTCGGTTAGCGGTTTGGTTGATAGACGTTTTTGGCCAGCTCCAACCGACATCGGAGTAGCATTCGTCGAGAATATAGAGTCCGGGGTACTAATTTCCGAAGCAGCGATCTCTCTTAGGCGAATACTCACGGGCTTTGCTTGCGGTACCGCGCTCGGTGTCGTAATCGGCTTGTTGCTGGGGACGGTTCGAACACTACGGGTAGCTTTTTATCCGATTATTGGCGCTTTGTACACCGTGCCCAAGATCGCCATAATTCCGTTGCTGTTACTGCTATTCGGCCTGGGTGAAGCACCCAAACTGGTTTTGATTAGCGCGGGCGTATTCTTCATAGTTGTGATTAGTTGCGTAGCCGCAGTTACTGGCGTCTCAAGTAGTTACCTCGAGCCTGTGAGAACGTTCAATGCGTCCTTCATGCAGAGGTTGTGCCACGTCGTGATCCCTGCGGCTCTTCCTGAACTATTTATCGCTTTTAGGCTTGCGATGGGTCAGGCGGTACTTCTGACCATCGGCATTGAGATAATCCAGAGCTCGGATGGTCTCGGATTTATGATCTGGAACGCTTGGGAGTTGTACCTGACCAGCCTCATGTATGTAGGAATAGTCTTCGTGTCGCTGCTGGGCGTCGTTCTACAGGGCTCCGTCACGTTCGTGGGTAACCGGATAATGCCGTGGAGAAGGACAATCTCGAACCATTGA
- a CDS encoding PhzA/PhzB family protein → MQHSVVGTRENLDKVRDFFRRKHVNDRWDLFSDNVLIRHPFGGRVSSRSVWYGKHEVGLLERMIQHEFRSITYHDLDIHECSDGANFWVLARTREDSISSNGKPYYQRFVHHFTFEEGLIARWDEYFDALALRSLRTGEKPVEFGNLRELRPEVETASVGSEESREENLSVVRQFLDGDPYHPDTRLPHWAPDAIKELAWTPPSWPVTSSFSGEELLGETRNGSAVFGKCIHRDVELYPTLDPCVFFATSRMDNAATFRGELYPQSFVLVLRVERGKVKILREYFDTALIERWGPTLD, encoded by the coding sequence ATGCAACACTCTGTAGTTGGGACGCGCGAGAACCTCGACAAAGTTAGGGACTTCTTTCGTCGGAAGCATGTTAACGATCGTTGGGACTTGTTCTCCGATAACGTGTTGATCCGACATCCGTTCGGCGGCCGCGTGTCATCTCGCTCAGTATGGTACGGGAAGCATGAGGTTGGGTTACTGGAACGTATGATCCAGCACGAGTTTCGCTCGATCACGTATCACGATTTAGACATTCACGAATGTTCGGACGGTGCTAATTTTTGGGTTCTTGCGCGGACTCGAGAAGATTCTATTTCGTCGAACGGGAAGCCATACTATCAGCGCTTCGTTCATCATTTCACATTTGAGGAGGGGTTGATTGCCCGGTGGGATGAGTATTTTGATGCACTGGCACTGAGAAGTTTAAGGACCGGAGAGAAACCCGTAGAGTTCGGAAACCTGCGCGAATTGCGGCCTGAAGTTGAAACGGCTTCAGTGGGTTCCGAAGAATCGAGAGAGGAAAACCTGTCCGTTGTACGCCAATTCTTGGACGGGGATCCATATCATCCGGATACGCGGTTGCCGCATTGGGCACCTGACGCAATAAAGGAACTAGCTTGGACGCCGCCTTCTTGGCCAGTTACTTCTAGCTTCAGCGGTGAAGAATTGCTTGGCGAAACACGCAATGGGAGCGCGGTCTTCGGGAAGTGCATTCATCGGGATGTGGAGCTGTATCCAACTTTGGATCCATGTGTGTTCTTCGCGACGAGTCGCATGGATAACGCAGCTACGTTCAGAGGAGAGCTCTATCCTCAGTCATTTGTTCTCGTGTTGAGGGTCGAGCGCGGAAAGGTGAAGATCTTGCGCGAGTATTTTGATACTGCACTCATAGAGCGATGGGGTCCAACGCTGGATTAG